The sequence CAGCACATCATGTCGGCCAAGTCCATCCGCCACCCCGAGTACAACCCCCGCACCGTGGACAACGACGTCATGCTGATCAAGCTGAGTCAGCCGGCAGTCATCAACCAGTACGTGCAGACCATGGCCCTGCCCAGCGACTGTGCTCCCGCCGGAACCATGTGCCGCGTCTCAGGCTGGGGCAACATCCGCGACAGCAACCAAGGCTGTGAGtatatgacgtgtgtgtgtgtgtgtgtgtgtgtgtgtgtgtgtgtgtgcatgagagagcatgtagggagggagagagcaagagagagcatgtagggagggaggggtcTATCTTGAGGGTGTCTAGGCATGAGGGTGTGCCACTTGCATGCCTAAGTGTCTGCGTCTGTATGAATgagagtgtaagagagacagagtaagagagtgagaaagattagagagagagagagggagtgtttaGTGTATATAAATGTGAATGAGAGGGTAATGGAGATTGACATTAAGGCAAAGAGAGCACAAAAGAGGGAGCTGTGGAGAATGTGCattatgaatgtatgtgtgtgcatttctctctgtgtgagaaAGATcaagaaatacagagagagagagagagagagcgtgtgtatgtgtcagtgtgtgtgtctgatagaCAGCCTTTCTGTAGCACTTTGACACATATGCCGCTTAGTTTTCAGTGAAATGGCAGGCTCTCATATCCCCAAGAGACAGCTGCCAGCTCTcgctgatgaaataatgtgttcACAGCTTGAGTTCATTCAGACATGGTAATCAAGCTTTCTCGAGTCCACGGGAGTAGTAGTGCGCCCACCACTTGATAAATGTGCCTCGATTGGCCCCTTCCCTCCCACTTGGTTTTGTAAAACACAATCCCTGCTCTGTCCCTGCTGCAGCGAGGTACCCTGATAAGCTGCAGTGTCTGGAGATCCCCATCATTGACGACGACACCTGCTGGAACGATGCCTATCCTTTCCAGGTCACCTCCAATATGATGTGTGCTGGCTTCATGGAGGGGGGCAAGGATTCGTGCCAGGTACAGCTCACCTAATCctgtgatgttgatgttgttgtccTGAGATAAGGCCATGGAACTATGGAGTCAGATAGCTGCCTTTATTATGCGAGCGCATTAAGAATGAAAACGAGCGCCGATTCAGGATTCGAGAGCGTAAATACAGAAACTGAGGGGTGAAAAGTAATCTTGTGGTGAATAAAACTGTTATCACAACTGTAACAATTATGATTGAGAGCACAGAAATGAAcacctctttttttctttatttaccACTGACGGTCATGGTAGAGTACGCATTTGCCTTATAAAATTCAACAAATgtattcaaatgtgtgtgtgaagatgacAAATGTGATTGTTGATAAATCTGGGAGGCTTGATTTCAATTGTTCAATTGTTGTTTCAATTTCCCTGTTTTTATATTTACAAgaacactttctttctctctctcacctctctcttgtCTTATAGGGTGATTCAGGAGGCCCTTTGGTGTGCAATGGTGAGGTGCAGGGTGTTGTGTCCTGGGGTAAAGGCTGCGCCATGAGGAACAAGCCTGGTGTCTACGCCAAGGTCTGCAACTACATCTCCTGGATCAAGGAGACCATGGCCTCCGGCTAAGCGCCGCAGATGGACCTTAGATGAGAGGACAGTGAATGGCCATAAATACAATAAATCAAATGAAGCCACTCAGTGTCTGATTGACCGTGCTCTCCGCTGCTCTGCACCACACAGACAATTAATTGCACATGAACACAAacctgtcttttctttttctgcacTGGGCATAAGCAGTGGTTTTGGAGTGATGTGCTGCATAGGTGattggagagaggggaaaaaaagtcggcaacaccagtatatgctcccaagttatagtttaattaccgtgacgtttcgggcccactcaagcccttcatcagacgTGAGTCAACAATCCAAAGACACCCATATATGTACAATTAAGtgatcacatgatcacacaGTGGTGTTACACAGGCAAGTAATTATCCAATCACAGCAATAGCCAATACATATTCAGTAatgcagtacatacatacatccatacataTATCTACATTTTCCAGAAACACCTACATACACTATATACAAAAATTACAGGAATCCAACAACTACAAAAAACATGACCTCATTCTCTGTCCACAGGATACACAACGGTCAGATGTCAAAACAGACTGTGCAAAATTGTGCAAAATAgtgcaaattgtgcaaattggCATCCAttatcaaaatgtgcaaattgGCATGTCGGCATTAAACACATGTTCACTTATAGTAGCTGTCCATAGAATAAGCAAGTATACACAAACCCCATATCACAAGTCACCAGCTCGAGGTCATACAAATAGTCTGTGCAAAATTGTGCAAAATTGGCGTCTCTCACCACATTGTGCAAATTAGCATCTCTCATCAGGACTCATCTCATGTTCACTTACAGTACATATCcataaaaatgtgcaaaatgGCGGGTCTTTATCACATTGTGCAAGTTCACGTCTGTATCAGAACTCATGTCATGTTCACTGATAGTACATATCCATAGAACAAGTATGTCTCCACATCTCATATGTCGAACAACAGCCAGCGGTAAGTATACATAAGCCAGATATCAAAGAACAGTCTGTGCAAAGTTGTGCAGCATGGCATATATTATCACATTGTGCAAATTCGCGTCTCTTGTCAGGACTGTGCAACATGGGGCCCATGCTACAGGAAAGGCCTAAGATCGAAGTCCTCATTGAGGCCGCGTGGTGACCGTGTGTCTAATGTATATATCCAATATGCCTCCCTCTTAAGAAGTAATGCATTAACATCCCCTCCCCGGATGTTAATGCATTACTTCTTAAGAGGGAGGCATATTGGATATATACATTAGACACACGGTCACCACGCGGCCTCAATGAGGACTTCGATCTTAGGCCTTTCCTGTAGCATGGGCCCCATGTTGCACAGTCCTGACAAGAGACGCGAATTTGCACAATGTGATAATATATGCCATGCTGCACAACTTTGCACAGACTGTTCTTTGATATCTGGCTTATGTATACTTACCGCTGGCTGTTGTTCGACATATGAGATGTGGAGACATACTTGTTCTATGGATATGTACTATCAGTGAACATGACATGAGTTCTGATACAGACGTGAACTTGCACAATGTGATAAAGACCCGCcattttgcacatttttatgGATATGTACTGTAAGTGAACATGAGATGAGTCCTGATGAGAGATGCTAATTTGCACAATGTGGTGAGAGACGCCAATTTTGCACAATTTTGCACAGACTATTTGTATGACCTCGAGCTGGTGACTTGTGATATGGGGTTTGTGTATACTTGCTTATTCTATGGACAGCTACTATAAGTGAACATGTGTTTAATGCCGACATGCcaatttgcacattttgataaTGGATGccaatttgcacaatttgcacTATTTTGCACAATTTTGCACAGTCTGTTTTGACATCTGACCGTTGTGTATCCTGTGGACAGAGAATGAGGTCATGTTTTTTGTAGTTGTTGGATTCCTGTAATTTTTGTATATAGTGTATGTAGGTGTTTCTGGAAAATGTAGATAtatgtatggatgtatgtatgtactgcatTACTGAATATGTATTGGCTATTGCTGTGATTGGATAATTACTTGCCTGTGTAACACCACtgtgtg is a genomic window of Alosa sapidissima isolate fAloSap1 chromosome 10, fAloSap1.pri, whole genome shotgun sequence containing:
- the LOC121720254 gene encoding trypsin-3-like: MKLYFLVSFLAVAVSAWEVEDDKIVGGYECVKNSVPWQVSLYDGYNYCGGTLLSSEWVLSAAHCYQSSPTEVRLGEHHIREPEGTEQHIMSAKSIRHPEYNPRTVDNDVMLIKLSQPAVINQYVQTMALPSDCAPAGTMCRVSGWGNIRDSNQGSRYPDKLQCLEIPIIDDDTCWNDAYPFQVTSNMMCAGFMEGGKDSCQGDSGGPLVCNGEVQGVVSWGKGCAMRNKPGVYAKVCNYISWIKETMASG